Part of the Benincasa hispida cultivar B227 chromosome 11, ASM972705v1, whole genome shotgun sequence genome, tctattgaaaaaaaataacatgtcggatttataattttatcaattaaacctCCAAACCTTTAGAAGTGTCAATATACACCCTAAACTCCAAACCCTAAGTGTCccaaaatagaaagaaaacaCACAATCAAAATCCATATTTTAGTGTATAGTAAAATGTAAAACTTATAATATTCATCGTTGCTCATTTAGTTAAAAATACattataaatatcaaatatgttATGGAATCGACaaataaagaatacaaaaaacgTAATATAGTAAAGAATCGACATACATATCACATGGTTCATCAATAATGTACTAGTTATATCCACGGAACAGAGGATTTAATCACAGAGAATTTTATAGAACATAGAATAGTAGCACCTCTAatgttagagagtttatatagcatACTTCTCTAAATCCGAGGGTCAAAAACGATATTCAATTTTTGTAACAAGTCTACTTTCAAATGAAACACTCCCTCAACATTTAATAATGATATTGATAATAAGAAAGTAAGAACTTAATAAAACTGAAATTACAAACTTATGAGCATTggtaaaactttttaaaaacacaaaactaTATAGAAGTCTAGAAACTAAAACTATAATTCAACATTACCTAAACCcaacagttaatagatgttcTTGATTCTCTTTACCatccttctcttttttcttcagcTCTCTTTACCCTCCACTCCCTTATCTCCTTGAATTTTTCCCCTCCTCTCTGGGGAGATGGAACCAAGTTGCTTATATTGAAGTCAGATTCTTATTCAACAGGTTGGACCTTCATATTCTTTTATCAATCATGGAACTATTCCATGTATAGAAATATCTGCATCCTTGTCTAATTTCTCCTTTTCAAGATCAAGAACAGTGACTTGAAGATATTCTAGCCAAATAATAGCGAATGGTTCATTCAGTTGAACACGACAAAGCATGAACATGGAACAAAATGCATCTCCAATCTGTGAACTTCCTATTCAACATGACAGAGCTTTCTCAGTGTAATAGAAGTTCGCCTCCCCTGAGTAAGTTCCTGGCCTTCCCATATTTGAAACCCAGGCTTACGATTTATTTCATGCTTCCAGAGGTAGCGGGCTTCACCCCACAATATAACAAGAGAACCTGGGTTTAGATACACGGGCACCTTTGTTGCTGATAAATCGACTTCTCCCTTGATTGAAGGATCACACGAAGTTTCATCAACTCGGGTAAAATGCATCACGCATGGTGACTCGAGGGAGACAATGGCAATTCCATCTTCGAAACGCATAAGGTCGACATGTGCACAGATTCCCTTTATAAAGAATATTAGAGGGACGTTATAACAATGTCAGTGAATCAATAACTAATGAGGAAAACTAAAAGATGAAATATAATGCAGTGCTAATGAAGATAAACAAAAGTCAAGCAATTTCAGATATAAATTTTCTCAAACAATATGGCGCAGAGTGCTTTAAACATGCCATTCACAAATCATTTTTATCAGATTAGCAGAATATCAAGGCTTCTTATCTAATCATGATTGCAGTTGAAGTGTTCACAACTTGgtcaaataattcaaattaaatattataaacataatTCATAAAATAGATATGaaatgaatggatcaaagtaCTACACCACAAgaaactctttctttttttgtcaACCACAGCACAACTCAACTAACTAAGACATGCCCTCAACTTATAGGTACACTCACTCCCACATATTGTTGAActctcaaaatatatatatatatatatatatatatatataactgtttctatttcttgtaaCCCTTCATCTTTGACATAACAAACATCGCAATCTTGGTTATTCTCTAAATTCTGTTTAGAAAGACAGAAACTGCTTTGCAAGACTCTTAACCTGCATTCTACTGTAACAAAAGTTGTTCTTGGAAAAGTAGTTTTCTAGTTCTACATCAAAATAACTGTTTCCAAACAGCCCCTAGTGCCTGCGAAGCTATCATCCTAGACATTCGGTTCAAACAGATGTCTAATCAATAGAAGAGAAATGGGTCATCGTCGCACCTCACCTGGTTGATACACATTAGCTATCATTTGATCAAAGAGTGGTTCTCTCCACAAAATATGTGATGGAAGAGGACAATCAATCTTATCTCCATTATAGCGATCCACAGTCAAAGTATCTGTCATGTGGTTACTTGAAAGCACTGCCTCATAAACAAAATCTGAAAGTTCAACAGCCCATGTTGGAAGGTTTCCAAACCTCATGGCCTGAAGAGAAAAAGTACCAATAGTTAAGAATagggaaaatatcaatttatacccatagttgtatcaatttaaatccgtAGTTGTaccaatttaaaccttaaactgataagtgtatcaatttatactctaaacttttgcaactgtatcaatttacaccttGCATTACATTTCgtttggaaaaatttgaaacttataattatagCAATTAAACCCCTAAACATTCATAAAGGAACCAATTTAGACTATTAATCAGAATTCTTTTTGAGAATCATCCATGCATTTACTCTAATCGTCCATTTTGTATAACCaacatttgaagaagtctacacaTGTTTAAGAATTATTCTCTTTGAGAATCATTCATGCATTTACTCTAATCGTCCATTTTGTATAACCaacatttgaagaagtctacacatgtttaaaaattaatgcaTGGATAATTCTCCAAGGTAATCAGAAAGAAGAGTTTAAATTGATCGGCTTATGAAAATTTTAGAGTTTCATTTACTCAAATTATACGTTTCCCATGATATTGGTCAAACGAACTCTAGAGGAGGggtaaattgatacacttatgaaagtgCAGGGTTTATAccgatacaattattaattcatggttttaattgatacaaccccAAAGTTTAGGGTATAAATTGACATTTACCCTTAAGAATATTATTCAAGTCTAAACTTCAAGAACAAAATCCAACAACAATACAGCATTTAAAATCCTCAGTTCATGCTCCCTGACAGTGAATAATTGATTTCAAGGCATAACAATAGATATAATAGATCTCTAATAAGCTCATCAAGATTAAAACTGAAGGTACCTGATTTTGAGAGGCTTCCATGAACCACCCTTCTGAAAACATATCAAGATTAGCACGACTTTATGGGCACAGTTTCATGAACATTTCCAAACATAATTCAAGCATCTACAATCTCATAAAAAGGGTAAGCTAAACATATTGAAATTTTAACCCGTGAGCCTATGGTTCATTCGTCATTCAATGAAATCTTAAGTTCAGGGATCGAATTCGAGAACAGAACGAAGATGAGTTTCATGTTATTGAAGAACTTGAGATAAGAAATTGCAAACCATTTCGGATTGCGGAGAGAAGCGATGATTGTTGTTGGGGAGAGAGGAAGATTTTGCAGAGCCACAAGCCTTTGATTTCCTTGACCTGCTCCCATTGATGAATGTGACCCACTTCatatgatccatcattcattaAGGTTTGATCTTCGAAATCTTCGTCATCCGAAGAATCGCCAAATACTTGCTTCAAGATTTCGTCTTCATCGTCCAGTTTTTCCCCCATTTCCTTTCAGTTTCAGTCCTCCGCCCTTGCTTGTCTGGAGATAATTGTCCAAAACACAAATTTTAAAGGtccaaaatagtaaaatttttggggaaaaaaaaaaaacgtcaaATGCTATGATGTCATGACCACAATGAGTTATGGTATtgtcctttttttcttttttctcttcttcatcaGTTCGAGAAATTTTTCTCTGTACGTCGTCGTCTTCTTCGATGGCTTCTTCTCCTCTGTAAGTCATCTTCTTCTCCGACACGACGAATCCACGTGAATAGCTCTGACATGACCAACTCCAGTGAACAAGGGACGAGAGAGAGGAATatttttgtgaatgaagaaatgaagagagagcgagagcaagacaTAGTGGTTTGTgagtgaaaaaagaaaaagtgataCCGCAAGTATATTTTAGTAATTTCACCCAAATTGGACGTCAGCAAAGAGTCCTTCagcattttttgaaaaattgaatcaTTTCACATATTTTACCTAATTTTTGATCATCCATCCGACGGACCCCTTGTCTTTACCTCTTCTATTAGCGATTTTCTCAATTTGGTTAATTTACTTCGGTAAGAAAATGAAGCGATAAAATAGTAAATTTGatctttataattttaaaaattatcctataattttcAACTATTTCATAACTCAACTCACATCTAGAATCCCTCAACTAAGAAAACTATtagaaattttctaaaattctcCCACACCTATTatacttaaattaaaaaaattaaaaattaaaaaaaaacctatttaAAGGTTTCAATTCTTtctcacaaaataaaaaattccaaCTTGATCtcataaacttaaaaaaatgattatagatGAATGAAACTATAGGCCAATTAGGTCAATCAATCGATTCGTCGAGAGGTTCAATTAATTTTGGCCAGTTGAATCATTTTTCCTAGATAACAGACTAATACTACTGTTGCATAATCTAGTAGCTTTGACATCTTTTTATGTGTCGTCTTAATCTTGAAAATAAGTCTTTCCTCCTACTGATTTGTCCTTTATTCTTAAGAGGAATCGATTATTCTTAAGAGGAATCGATATCTTTGATGTTTGGTCTCTAGTAATTTCTGATTTTATTCATCTCTacttagaaaaggaaaaaaaaaacgcaCAAAACAAAACTAGTACttgtgctacaaataatctcaCAGTTTCACTATAGCTATTGGCAACATAgactaaaaaaataagaaaataaaaaacaatttactttttaaaacgTTGGAGAGCTAAATAAATCATTCATTAATTTAGTTAAACCAAAATTTTACCAATTTTGTgatatttcttctttttaaaaaaacttctaAAATCTTGAAAACGGATGAAATAAGTAGAATCTTTGTCTCTGATTCTACTCTAATTTAATAAGATAGTCCACCAAAACAGtaaagagaaattatttcatcaagatatagcaaaattttagaacgaCACTTGAAGTTTATCGatgtctatcaacatctatcattaatagttctaaaattttactatattttgtaaatatttttgcttatttttctatatttaaaaacagtccaaaactaaatatggaaagaaattgattttatttcagATAAATAAGTATAAAGTTCTTTATTagctaatttaattaatacacTAATTTCATGCTAATCATCATTCAATATAGAATTAAACTTGAGAGAAAGAGAATACATTAATGAAAGTAAATCAAGGACAAAAATGTCATTCAGAATAAGAGGCCTCATTgtagaaaacttaaaaactCATGATTTGATGAAGGAATAAAATCTCATTGAATACCCTCTATTGTTCTACCATTCCTGCAAAAACAAACACAATAATTCATATTAGAATAATGGACATTTAGATTCTTACCAatatatacttgaaaacaaaaattataaaagcaAACAAACACAAATACAAATGACCCATTAATGACTATGCTAATGGAAGTGCCCATCAGTAAGAGAATATGGAAAGTGTAGGCATATTTTTACCCTTTCTTAGCCAAACATAAAAGACACTTCCTTGTTCATACTGATAATCCGTGTAATGCAACCTAGCATGTAAATATACATTCTGATTCGCCCAACACTTCCATAGTCTGTAGTCCAAAATCAGCATTGTTCTAAGAGCTCTCTATCATACGATCAAGACGTAGTTGGTTCAACCAATAGAACAAATCTTGTTCAAATAAGGTTGTTTCTCATTATCATGCTTTATTAGGCTGAATTCTTCAtgttcttatttttcatttcttcttatCCCCTGAGGAAGTCTAAGTACATTCCCAAAGACCTCCAAGGTCTTGGTGGTAGGGGTGAAAGTTGGTAGGATTGTTTGGACTACAGGTTAATCAACTCCTCGAagatatatatagagagagagagagaaagtaaAGAAACCGAAGAACTAGCCAATCAGCTGATCTATCGGAGACCATCAGAGAGCTCGCTCAATTTAGAACAACATGCAAGAGGAGAAGAGGAGAGGAGGAAAGAAAACAGGCGTCTTTCCAGGCAAGAAAGAGAGAATAAATAGGTCTTCTAACATGTAAAAGAGAGACAAGCTCTGACCGATCAACATCAGTTCGGTGGGTTTTGGTTCATTTGGTTCGTTTTAGAATTCTTTTGTTTCACTCTTACTTGGTGAAAAGGGCTTGAGATTTTCGAAACTTTTTTTGTCTTCAAGAACTATAACTTGGAGGTAGGTGAAGACTCTCTAGTTATTAGTGGGAATGTGGGATAAGCCACGACTCATGAGCATAATGCAAAGAGCAGTTCACCTAATATCAATCATAAAAAACAAAGGAACAACCAAGAGTAAAAGTAAACAGTCTCGGAAGAAATAGAAGTAAAAAAGaatacattcttggaagaaatAGAAGTGCAAGATGTTGCAGGATAAGGGGTTTGCTTATCACTCACGAGGAGGGCAAAGCATGTTAGTATACACAAGTAACTATTCACAAATAACAGTTCATAGAGTTGTGTGCAAATGACTAGACTGGACCCAAAGCTTAAATTTACAATTCATAGAGTTTTGACTTCAATCAGTCAAGCTTCTTCTAAACTTCGAGAGTCATTAAAACTGGGCCCCAGTAGAAGCTTTTTCAGTTTCCAATATTCCAGGACAACCAAAACATGTTAAATTCCCCATACATTTCACAGTCAAATACTACAATTACAAAGATATCTCAAAGGGTTAATAACCTACAT contains:
- the LOC120091559 gene encoding uncharacterized protein LOC120091559, with amino-acid sequence MGEKLDDEDEILKQVFGDSSDDEDFEDQTLMNDGSYEVGHIHQWEQVKEIKGLWLCKIFLSPQQQSSLLSAIRNEGWFMEASQNQAMRFGNLPTWAVELSDFVYEAVLSSNHMTDTLTVDRYNGDKIDCPLPSHILWREPLFDQMIANVYQPGEGICAHVDLMRFEDGIAIVSLESPCVMHFTRVDETSCDPSIKGEVDLSATKVPVYLNPGSLVILWGEARYLWKHEINRKPGFQIWEGQELTQGRRTSITLRKLCHVE